From the Candidatus Krumholzibacteriota bacterium genome, one window contains:
- a CDS encoding FliI/YscN family ATPase yields the protein MENQIEARWNRLQQALERAEPIQSTGRVAAMVGLVVEAVGVRASVGDICRIETRARDEDLIAEVVGFRDNRLLLMPFSQVKGIGAGSIVHPGSKPVSIPVGESLLGRVIGALGEPVDGKGEISTGEWRSLDNLAPSPLERKPINHMIETGIKAIDSIHPCGMGQRMGIFSGSGVGKSVLLGMICRNAVSDVNVIALIGERGREVREFVENILGEEGLKKSVIVAVTSDRSPVMRVKGAETAMAIAEYFRDQGKNVLFMMDSVTRYAMAQREIGLAVGEPPTARGYTPSVFARLPALLERAGNGSTGSITGFYTVLVEGDDISADPLTDAIRAILDGHIVLSRRLANTNHFPAIDILESISRLAPVFLAEDQKKRRDKVLKWFADYREAEDLINIGAYEKGSNPAIDSAMEMNGKLNEYFRQDMGERVVFEQAESLLSSIVDQVKA from the coding sequence ATGGAAAATCAGATAGAAGCGAGATGGAACCGGCTTCAACAGGCGCTTGAGAGGGCTGAACCGATACAATCGACAGGACGGGTCGCCGCCATGGTCGGGCTTGTAGTCGAGGCAGTGGGAGTCCGCGCCTCGGTCGGCGATATCTGCAGGATAGAGACGAGGGCCAGGGATGAGGATCTGATAGCCGAGGTAGTCGGTTTCAGGGATAACAGGCTCCTGTTGATGCCGTTCAGCCAGGTGAAGGGAATAGGCGCGGGAAGCATAGTCCACCCTGGAAGCAAACCGGTGAGCATACCGGTCGGTGAATCGCTTCTCGGACGGGTGATCGGCGCTCTCGGGGAACCTGTAGATGGAAAGGGAGAGATCTCGACGGGAGAATGGAGGTCTCTTGATAATCTCGCCCCCTCCCCGCTGGAAAGAAAACCGATAAACCATATGATCGAGACAGGTATCAAGGCGATCGATTCGATCCATCCCTGCGGCATGGGCCAGAGAATGGGAATATTCTCCGGGAGTGGGGTCGGGAAAAGCGTCCTCCTGGGAATGATATGCCGCAACGCCGTCAGCGATGTCAACGTGATAGCGCTGATAGGTGAGAGAGGCCGCGAGGTCAGGGAATTTGTGGAGAATATCCTTGGGGAGGAAGGGCTTAAAAAATCGGTAATCGTCGCCGTCACTTCCGACCGGAGTCCCGTGATGAGGGTGAAGGGGGCGGAGACGGCTATGGCGATCGCCGAGTACTTCCGCGACCAGGGCAAGAATGTGCTTTTCATGATGGATTCGGTTACCAGGTACGCGATGGCCCAGAGAGAGATAGGGCTTGCCGTCGGTGAACCTCCCACGGCAAGGGGATATACCCCGTCGGTATTCGCCAGGCTACCAGCCCTGCTCGAGAGGGCGGGAAACGGCTCCACGGGAAGCATAACCGGTTTTTATACTGTCCTTGTCGAAGGGGACGACATCAGCGCCGATCCCCTGACCGACGCCATCAGGGCGATACTCGACGGACATATAGTCCTCTCCAGGCGCCTGGCCAATACAAATCATTTCCCGGCGATAGATATCCTCGAGAGCATATCGAGACTCGCTCCCGTATTTCTGGCAGAGGACCAGAAAAAGAGGAGGGACAAGGTCCTTAAATGGTTTGCAGACTACAGGGAAGCTGAAGACCTGATAAATATAGGCGCGTATGAGAAGGGGAGCAATCCGGCAATAGACAGTGCCATGGAGATGAACGGGAAGTTGAATGAATATTTCCGCCAGGATATGGGAGAGAGGGTCGTCTTTGAACAGGCTGAATCGCTTCTTTCGTCGATCGTCGACCAGGTGAAGGCGTAA
- a CDS encoding flagellar FliJ family protein: MKKRVIKLQKITRYFEQKKTLKVVDLQKASRDRLRRESDLDSARSSRDEYNSRCAARLTGAIDRSSLERFEGETRFLRDNIRRRQKNLEVSEKTERERRVEVVQASTTHRIWEKVVDENMKAFRKHTEEKEQKTSDDLALVHIHLNEKNK; the protein is encoded by the coding sequence ATGAAAAAAAGAGTGATTAAACTTCAGAAGATAACGAGGTACTTCGAGCAGAAGAAGACTTTAAAGGTCGTCGATCTGCAGAAAGCTTCCAGGGACAGGCTCCGAAGGGAGAGCGATCTTGATTCGGCCAGATCGTCCAGGGACGAATATAACAGCAGGTGCGCCGCGCGGCTCACAGGCGCTATCGATCGCTCCAGCCTGGAGAGATTCGAAGGCGAAACGAGGTTTCTAAGAGACAACATCAGAAGAAGGCAGAAAAATCTCGAGGTGTCGGAGAAAACGGAAAGGGAACGGCGGGTGGAAGTCGTTCAAGCTTCGACTACACACAGGATATGGGAAAAGGTGGTTGACGAGAATATGAAGGCTTTCAGAAAGCATACTGAAGAAAAAGAGCAGAAAACATCGGATGATCTTGCCCTGGTGCACATCCACCTGAATGAAAAAAACAAATGA
- a CDS encoding flagellar hook-length control protein FliK, producing MNIVNQPISIKGQASGKKAGLFAPTARQNGKSLFGSGGFIDLLTPLAAGSSKLRNLSAGSLKKEQDARKRSVPEGIIDGKLPSHVDEKKICREDNEATALLTPPAERAVDIPGIRVAESVTVEALDRRPGVIKNPASVDKQAARTVRDDRSALKTAPSIPVSRRREMLTGDTSRNVETEKQDLPPGSSRTMDEADETAGMKIALPGAKESGQRHLDHNTPKTDTAGLEQRYIFEAAMRQAPRAEELSGIRDRKNAAEESRIKKQVKNVVAAAPRAIGQDAVSTAGQAASLKNIDAEKENRPAGNDVREIKEITVKTDEAAGNRERSDNLIIDRHDISAAQLSSAKSAAGKVHLPVQVAQVISVAQSGIVEQIVHLGPAGGSSEISIRLDPPELGEMKIKVRMDGKKVEAEIIVDSLSVKNIINSDTARLSEAISQEGYVLENLDVSVEDPGHGGRSLFQEEDVVIREETARKSPRQDHRGQMNENGINILV from the coding sequence ATGAACATTGTAAATCAGCCAATATCGATCAAAGGACAGGCTTCAGGCAAGAAGGCCGGTCTTTTCGCCCCGACCGCCCGGCAAAACGGCAAAAGCCTATTCGGATCGGGTGGATTTATCGATCTTCTCACTCCCCTTGCCGCTGGTTCATCGAAGCTGAGAAACCTCTCTGCCGGCAGTCTCAAAAAAGAGCAGGACGCGCGAAAGCGCTCCGTGCCGGAAGGTATCATCGATGGAAAACTCCCATCTCATGTCGATGAGAAAAAGATTTGCCGGGAAGATAATGAAGCCACCGCTCTTTTAACCCCTCCGGCGGAGAGGGCGGTGGATATCCCTGGGATCCGCGTTGCTGAATCAGTGACAGTGGAGGCTCTCGATCGCCGGCCAGGCGTGATTAAAAATCCCGCCTCCGTCGATAAACAGGCTGCCCGGACAGTCCGCGATGACAGGTCAGCTCTGAAAACTGCTCCTTCCATTCCGGTAAGCAGGAGGCGTGAGATGCTGACGGGTGATACTTCGCGAAATGTAGAAACAGAAAAACAGGATCTGCCGCCGGGCTCATCCCGCACGATGGATGAGGCGGATGAGACTGCTGGAATGAAGATCGCCTTACCTGGCGCGAAGGAATCCGGCCAGAGACATCTCGATCATAATACTCCGAAAACGGATACGGCTGGCCTGGAGCAAAGGTATATATTCGAAGCTGCCATGCGGCAGGCGCCTCGTGCGGAAGAACTTTCCGGTATAAGGGACCGAAAGAACGCGGCAGAGGAGAGCAGGATCAAAAAGCAGGTCAAAAATGTCGTGGCCGCGGCACCTCGCGCGATAGGGCAGGATGCTGTATCCACGGCCGGGCAGGCCGCCTCTCTTAAGAATATCGATGCCGAAAAGGAAAACAGGCCGGCTGGCAATGACGTGAGGGAAATAAAAGAAATAACGGTGAAGACCGATGAAGCGGCCGGGAATCGCGAGCGTAGCGACAATCTGATAATAGACCGGCATGATATCAGCGCGGCGCAACTCTCTTCGGCAAAATCGGCCGCCGGGAAGGTCCATCTGCCTGTCCAGGTCGCGCAGGTAATTTCCGTCGCTCAGAGCGGGATCGTTGAACAGATCGTCCATCTCGGCCCCGCGGGAGGCTCAAGCGAGATCAGTATCCGTCTCGATCCGCCCGAACTCGGGGAGATGAAGATAAAGGTCAGGATGGATGGAAAGAAAGTGGAAGCGGAGATAATAGTCGATTCACTTTCGGTCAAGAATATTATCAATAGCGATACGGCGCGTCTTAGCGAAGCGATTTCGCAGGAAGGGTACGTCCTGGAGAACCTCGACGTCTCTGTCGAGGATCCGGGGCACGGTGGCCGATCGTTATTCCAGGAAGAAGATGTCGTAATCCGTGAGGAGACCGCGCGGAAATCGCCGCGTCAGGATCACCGCGGGCAGATGAATGAAAATGGAATAAATATCCTTGTATAA